The Rubrobacter tropicus nucleotide sequence GCCAAAGTCTCCCCGACGCCCTTCTTCGACCCGGAGAACGCCCGCGTCCGCTCGGGGCCCACGGAAGACGGGCACCGGCCCGGGCCAGCGTCGCGCGCGGTGGCGGGCACCCGTCCGGGCGCGCCCGGGCGGTCGACCAACGGGGGCCCCGGCTCGTGAGCGTCACCTACTCCGGCCGCTACGACGCCATCGTCGTCGGCGTGGGGGGGATGGGGAGCGCCGCGTGCTACTACCTCGCCCGGCGCGGCAGGCGGGTGCTGGGTCTCGAGCGTTTCGGCATCCCGCACTCGATGGGGTCCTCGCACGGCCACACCCGCATAATCCGGCTGGCCTACTACGAGCACCCTTCCTACGTGTTGCTCCTCAAGCGGGCCTACGAGCTGTGGCGCGAGATCCAACTAACGTCCGGCGAGCGTCTCCTGCACATCACGGGGTCCGTTGACGCGGGCCCCGAGGACTCCTGGGTCTTCAAGGGCTCGTGGGAGTCCTGCAAGCTGCACGACCTTCCCCACGAGGTCGTCACCGGCGCCGAGCTGCACCGCCGCCACCCCGGATACCGCCTGCCCCCGACCCACCTCGCGCTCGTTCAACCCGAGGGCGGCTTCCTCACGCCCGAGAAGTGCATAGTCTCCTACGTGACGGGCGCGCAGGCGCACGGGGCCGAGATCCACGCCCGCGAGAGGGTCCTCGAGTGGGAGCCGCTGGAGGGCGGGGTGCGGGTTCGCACGGACCGCGGCGCCTACGAGGCGGAGAAGCTCATCGTCACCGCCGGCGCCTGGGACGGCGAGCTTCTCGACGTGCTCGACGGCCTCGCCGTCCCCGAGAGGCAGGTCCTGGCCTGGCTCCAGCCCACCCGCCCCGAACGCTTCCGGCCCGGCGACTTCCCCGTCTTCAACCTGCTCGTTGACGAGGGACGCTTCTACGGCTTCCCGGTCTTCGGCGTCCCCGGCTTCAAGTTCGGGAAGTACCACCACCTCGAAGAGGTCGTAGATCCCGAGACACTCGACCGCGAGACCCACGACTACGACGAACGGTTGCTGCGGGATTTCGCCGAGCGCTACTTTCCCGACGGCTGCGGGCCGACGATGGACCTGCAAACCTGCATGTTCACCAACACGCCCGACAACCACTTCGTCATCGACCTGCACCCGGACTACGAGCAGGTCTCGTTCGCCTCGCCCTGCTCGGGGCACGGCTACAAGTTCGCCAGCGTGATAGGCGAGATCATGGCCGACCTGGCCGAGACCGGTATGACGCGCCACGACATAAGCCTCTTCGGCCTGGATCGCCTGCGACGCCCCTCCCGGAGGCGTCCCTCACCGGC carries:
- the solA gene encoding N-methyl-L-tryptophan oxidase, which codes for MSVTYSGRYDAIVVGVGGMGSAACYYLARRGRRVLGLERFGIPHSMGSSHGHTRIIRLAYYEHPSYVLLLKRAYELWREIQLTSGERLLHITGSVDAGPEDSWVFKGSWESCKLHDLPHEVVTGAELHRRHPGYRLPPTHLALVQPEGGFLTPEKCIVSYVTGAQAHGAEIHARERVLEWEPLEGGVRVRTDRGAYEAEKLIVTAGAWDGELLDVLDGLAVPERQVLAWLQPTRPERFRPGDFPVFNLLVDEGRFYGFPVFGVPGFKFGKYHHLEEVVDPETLDRETHDYDERLLRDFAERYFPDGCGPTMDLQTCMFTNTPDNHFVIDLHPDYEQVSFASPCSGHGYKFASVIGEIMADLAETGMTRHDISLFGLDRLRRPSRRRPSPAGGVDGRAREQNGRSQYFSRVPDVRPFW